From the bacterium genome, the window ATCCCTCTGCTGTTGCCATTTATTTGTTCGGTTCCGCCACTTTTTTCACCCAAGGAGAAATTTATGTGAGAATTGCCTGGGCTTTGCTCGCCATTTTCTTTTCCGCTTTAATGCCTGCACTTGTCGTTTTGGGATTGCTGAAGATGGGTTTGCTTTCCGATGCCGATATCAGCAATAGGGCTGAACGAGTGAGACCCTATATCCTAATAACCTTTTTCTACTTTCTCGGCTCTTTCTTGCTTCTTCACTTTCCCCCTCACCCGATAAACAAAGTCTACGGCACCCTGATGTCCTGCTATGCTACCGTGACCCTCGTTGGAACAATAATAACCTATTTTTGGAAGATAAGTATGCACCTCGCGGGCTTGGCGGGACCTCTAACAGCTGCGATATTCTTCTGGAAACTTCCCGCCGTTCCTTTTCTTATCTCCTTGCTCCCCCTTTCCTGGGCACGCCTTTACCTGCGCAAACACAACATCTGGCAGGTTCTGGCTGGTATAATGATGTCCTCTCTTGTAACCTATCTGACTTGTTATTTCCTCACTTAAAGTCATAAAATCCCACTTTCCATTAATATATCCTCTCTTTCAAACAAGTCTTCCATATCACCATCAAATACAATCTGACCCTCAAAAAGCACAATTGCTCTCTCGCATAACTCTTTCACAAAACCCAAATCATGAGAGGCAATGATTAGAGTCCCCTCAAAATCTTTGAGGATTTTTAGCAATTCCCTCTTCCCCTTACCATCCAAATTGGCACTGGGCTCATCCAAAAGGAGCACATCCGGTCTCATAGATAAAACCCCTACCAAGGAGGCTTTCCTCTTCTCCCCTTGCGATAAATTATGTGGATGGATTTCTTCATATCTTTCCAAACCGAATTTCTTCAAATTCTCTCTCGCTATTTTCTCAGCTTCCCCTCTATTGTAACCGATGTTCAACAGCCCGAACATAACATCTTCCAAAATCGTCGGCATCAATAGCTGGTCGTCGGGGTCTTCAAAGAGTATCCCCACCATTTTCCTCAACTTCGCGAGATTCTCCTTCTTCACTTCAACCCCGAATACCTTTACCTTCCCCTCTGGCTTCAAGAATCCACTGATAACCCAAAGAAGGGAGGATTTCCCCGCTCCATTCGCTCCCAAAAGAGCGACCTTCTCCCCTTTCTTGATTTTAAGATTAATGTTCTTCAACGCCATTTTCCCCGTTGGATAAGAGAAAGAGACACCTTCAATCAATATATAGTCCTCATCGGGAACTGCTCTCTCTATTCCTTCCCATCCCCTTGCCTCAATAGCCATAGCAATCACCTCGCTTCTTCTGAGAACTCTCAAAATATAGTTAATGAAAAGTTTAAAGGATTTAAGAAACAATCGCTTGATATTTCCACTTCTTGCTTTCGCAGCCCGAATCATCTTTTCCCCTTCTTCTGTAACAAGTGAGATATAGCGGTATAGTAGATAGAAGAAAAGGGAAAGGGAGGAATGTTTTCCCTTTGGAGAGAAAATAGAGATGATTTGGTTTGGAGGGATTTTTAGCAGGAGGGCAGAGGATAAGAGGAAGATTCCCGCACAGCGAATTCCTATATCAATTACCTTCTCCAAGTTAGCGCCGAGGAGAAGGGAGAAGGCGGAGAGAGAGCCAAGGGAAAGAAGAAAGGGCGAGAACCGCTTTTTAAACCAAGCCCAATCGGGATTGGAAAAAAGAAGGAGGCTAAGGGATATTATAAGGAAGAAAAAAAGGGGCATTCCCCTCGCTTGGGGAATCAAAAAGGGGATGGCGAAAAGGATAACTAAGGGGATAAAAGACCGATTGATTGTTTTTCGCCTCCCAAACTCTTATTTAGAAGGAGCTTTTCTTCTCAATCAGATAAATTATGGGAGGGATTAAGACAATTTGCAATATTATCCCGGGCAATCCCGTTATCACAGCGACGCTTACATAGGCAATAGCTGATTTTATCTCAAGGTATCTTCCCAGAAGAAAAGCGATGATGCCAAGAACGATTCTATCGCCAACGATTCCGCCTATAAGACTTGCCCAAATCCCCACTTTAGCCCTTTGATACAAAATCGCCGTTATTCCGCCTAAGGCGGAGAGCTCAAAGACCATAAGGGGCATAGTGGGAACGATGGGAGGCATACCTGTGAGGACGGAGGAAAGGAAGGGGACAACTGCGCCAAGGAAAGCGGCGAGGGTAGGGGGGAGGAGGAATCCGCCAACTAAGATGGGCAAATGCATAGGAAGGAAAACCTTGCCTGCCCCAAATAGATGGAAGAGGAAGGGAAGGGCAAGCCCAAGAGCTCCTAAAAGGCTTGCCCTCGCGATATCCTTAACAGACCATTGAAAAGCTTTCATCTTCAATAATTCGTATCCCAATAAGTCCGCCAGACTTGCTCTGAGACAACAGCGGTGGTTGGGTCTATTGGGTTGCCGTTCTCGTCTACAGGGATGCCATTGGCATCTATATGGTCGGTTGTGCTGTGATATTGTTCCGGTCTCATCCATCTCACATGTCCATCGGCAAAGAGAACATTTGAGCCACCATTGTGAACTCTACAAACCGCCCAGTAGGAGGTTGCCCCTCCGTGGAAGAGTCCTACCGGACCAACAGGCGGTCCAGAATTGCATCTATCCCACTCGGGGGCGAATATCTTCGTTGAGGGATTGGTGATTGAGGAATCACTTCTTCCCGGTGCATTTGGATTGGGGATTCCTCCGGGGAGGAGGGAAACCAACTCAACGAAGCCGTAGACCGGAGGGTAAATGCCCCCATAGCCAATGTTGTAGCCATGTCCGTAATACCAGGGGAGATGGGTTCTGCTTGGGCATTTGAATAGTTCCGTGCTCTTCATGTAGGGTTGAAGACGAGTTTTCCATAGTGCGGCGGGTGGATAGCGTTCATCCCAATCCTGAAGGTACATACGAAGAGCTAATCCAACCTGACGCATATTGCTGACGCATTGGATTGCCCTTGCCTTTTCCCTTGCTTTGGCGAAGACGGGAAAGAGGATGGCAGCGAGGATAGCGATTATCGCTATGACAACTAAGAGCTCAATCAAAGTGAAGCCTTTCCTTCTCAATGTTCTTCCTCCCTTCGTGTTATTTTTTAGAAAATAGTAGCATAAATTTCGGGAAAGTCAAATGATAAATTTTAAAAATTTCTCCTGAAGATATCAGATTTGCTACGAAATCAGGATTTTATTTTATTGTCAGCCCGTGTTTGCCTTAGGCGGGCTCGCAGCAACAAAGACACTGCCTTCTTATTAAAAAGAGATTGCCACGCTATCTGCGGAACAGAAGGCTCGCAATGAGAGCAGGGTTCTTGCCCCGCTAGGGAAGGAATTGCCACTAAAACCTATACCCATTGGATGCAAGCGATAGCGAAGCAATCTCTTCTTGAGTCTCTAAAGAGTAGAGATTGCGGAGAGCAAAGCGACAAGGCAATGTCTCTTTTGCCATTGCAAGCCTGACCGCGAATAGTGGTCAGGTTTAGCCAAATTTCGGTTTTTTTGTGGTCTTTAAGAGATTGCCACGCCTGCCTTAGGCGGGCTCGCAATTCTTTTTTCCTCTCTAAAAGAAATTAATTTCGTCTTTATGCTCCTCGGAAATAAAATAAGGAATTAAAAACCTTGCCAATAATTAGGGTATTCTGTATAATTCAACTTGGTCGGGGCGTGGCGCAGTGGAAGCGCACTGGCATGGGGGGCCAGGGGTCCCGGGTTCAAGTCCCGGCGCCCCGACCATCTATATATAAGGAGGCGATAAAATATGTCCAGTTCACTTCCCTCTGGCTTGATGGTTTTTCTTTTAATCCTCTTATTAGCCTCTTTAATGGGGAACGCAGGTGTGGTAGACGAATTCATCATAACATATTGGTGTGGACCCCCCTTGAAGGAAACAACCCTGGAAAGATACAAAGAGATAAAAGATGCAGGTTTTAACATTGCAGCGGTTTCCATTGACGGTGCCTTTAAAAAGGAAGATAATCTGCGCCTCCTTGATATCGCTAAAGAAGTGGGATTGAAATGCGTAATTGCTGACCAACGCCTTACTTGGGACATCGCTAGCAAACCAAATTGGGAGAAAATTGTGGACGAGGTGATTAAAGATTATTCCTCTCATCCTGCCCTCCATGGCTATTTCATAATGGATGAACCAAATGCCTCTCATTTTCCTCTACTCGCAAAAGTTGTATCGTATATAAAGGAAAAGGACCCTAAGCATATCGCTTACATCAATCTCTTTCCCGATTACGCTACCCCAGAACAGCTCGGCACACCCACTTATAAAGACCATGTTGACCTATTCATCCGAACTGTCAAACCCCAGCTATTATCTTATGATTATTACACCTTTCTTCAAGGTGGGGATAGGGAGACATTCTTTGAAAATCTAAGGGTTGTTAAGGAAGCAAGCGAGAAGGCAAGGATTCCTTTCATTGTAGTGATACAGATGGTAACCCATGGTCCATATAGGGATTTAACAAAAGGGGAGATAGCCTGGCAAGCCTACAATTGTTTGGCTTATGGGGCTAAGGGAATTTGCTACTTCACCTATTGGACACCTCCAGATGACCCAGTTTGGCACTGGAGAAACGGAATCATCAGCTGGGATGGAAAAAGAACCGCTCACTATGAGGAAGTTAAGGAAGTAAACAGTGAGGTTAAAGTTTTAGGCGATTTCTTAAACAAACTTAAATCCATAGATGCTTATCATACGGGGAAGGTTCCAAGGGGAGGCAAGCCTTTGCCGGTGGGGACTCCGATAAAAAGAGTGGAAGGTGGGGATGCCACTCTCGGCTTTTTCAAGGATAAAAACGGAACAATTTATTGCCTTGTTGTGAATATGGATTACAGGAATCCAAAGGAATTCAAGATATATACCGAAAGAAAGCCGAAATTATTCAATCTGAAAACGAGGAAATGGCGAGATAAGAGTTTAAAGAAGGAAGAAGGCATTGGATATTTTGAATTGACATTGCCTGCTGGAAGCGGTGCTTTGTTGAAATTCTGATTTACATCTCAAAGCCAACGAGCTTCATTTGGAGCTTGATGATATTGCCTCTTTTCTGCCAGGATATCCCCGGCTCCAAACAGTGTAGCTTTTTATAAAGGGAAATAAATAGGTCATATAGTTTCCCCTCTTTTAAATCCTCAACCCAATCCATTTCAAATTTCCAGTTCCCCATATCCCTTGATAATGACAAGCGAGCGTAAGAGGGCAATTCTTCCTTATCGAAGAGAAAGGGAGTTGAGCCTCCCAAAGCTTGATAACCAAGAGAGAGGATTGTCTTATTGCTTCTCGTTTCCCTCCCGATTGAAATTTCCCCTCCCACGCTTCTATATCTGGAATCATCGCTATAAAATGAGCAAAAGCTGTTGAGCGAGATTTTCAAAGAAGTATTTTCACTCAAGGACTTCTCTAAAACTGGTTGGGAGAGAGAAAGGCGGAGACGAGTAGCGTGCTTATTTGTTGGCTCTTCAGAGAATCTTCCAAAAGAATAAGAAAAGCCTTTCCTTTGAAAGAGTAGATGTGGGCTCTCGCTGATGAAGATTGGGGAAGTTCTTTTACCGGTTATCTCTTCATACCTGCTGAGATTTAAATATATGGAAGGTGTAAGGGGAATAGAAGCTTTCCCCGACAATCCCATCTTTTGCAAATAACCAATCTTTACTTTAGTGGTATCTTCTCTGAAGGGTAGGGAAAATGTTGTGCTCAATGATAAGCCTGTTGTTTTGCTGTAGCTTATGCGGGGCAGCTCTAATGCTCCCTCTTCTAATCTATCTTTTGGGTTTAAGGAGAAGCGTAGGGTTGGGAGGGAGAAAATTTTTGTATCGCCGAGGAGGAGGGATGCGCCCTTTACGGTGACTTTTCTTTTCGTTCCCACGATAGGGTAGGACAAGTATTTTGCGGAAATTCTGTAATGAGGATGAGGTAGCTCACAGGTTGTGAGATAGGCGTTCTGCATTATTATTTTATTTTTCTCAATTGAAAGATTTGAGGCGGAGAAGAAGATTCCTTGATATTCAACATGAGCGTTTTTAATAGAACCAACTTGAGCTTCCCAAAGAAGCTCAAGTTGGTCTCCCTCTAAGATGAGATTATTTTGAGGATTTGGGAAAGATAACGCAGTTAAGAAGATAATCCCCCATAAGGCAACGAGACGCATTAAGTGAAAGGGGGATTTTAAGGCTTTACATCGATGACAGCGGATATGCCTACCCCACTAACTCTTTGCAGATTCGTTATCTTCCCTCTTTCCTTTATAGGGACGAGCGCCTTTACCCTGAACATTTCGTTGTGGAAATTTCCCTCTATTTGGGCTACAGCCTGCACCTCAGCGACCTTATCCTTTGGACCGCTTACCTGAGCGGCGCCGACATAAAGGGCTTTCCCAACGCTTATAATAGGGACGACCTTAGTTGCTTCCGTGACGGGCAACTTCTCGTTCATCATCAGCTTGTTGATGAAATCGTTCAGCTGACCTGAAAATTTATCCACGAGGAGAGCGATAGCTCCGCCCACTATGGCTTTCTTGAAGATTCCGCCCAAATCAAGGGCGTAAGAGGAAGCGACAAAGGTGATGATTAGGAACAAGGCGATTAAGGGGATGAGAAATTTTCTCATCAGGAACACCTCCTTTTTTAATTTTTAAAAAAAGGAGGGGGAACCCTTTAAGGGTTCCCCCTCCTTGCATAGCTTCGGCTTTTAGAACTTCACCGAGACCTGCGTCACAATCAGGTCGCCCTTCTGCTCAGGCGCAGCACCCCACTTCAGGTCTATGTTTTGATAGAGTAGCTTCAGAGCAGCGTCCTTGCCGAGCTCATAGGACACGCCGACGGTGAGGTATCCAAGCTTATCCTCGGCTCCAGCGGTCGGCTTGTACTGTTTGTATTCATAACCGAGCTGGAGACCTATCTTGGAAGTGAGGGCGTACTTGACCTCAGCGAGATAGTGGTTGATCTTATCACCGGCGGATGCTCCTTTGTCGATTTCGTAGAATGCGCCGTGGATGTTCAGCGCGAGATTCTTCAAGCCCGTCCAGGAGATGTCGCCGTATGCGCCCTTGATGTTATTGAGATTTCTCTCCCAGAGGATTCTCTCCCAATAACCAGGGGTCATGAAGTTCTGCTCGACCTGCTTGTATCCAGCCTTCACCTTTATATCATCTGTCACTGCGTAGGCAACAGCGACATCATATGCGTTATTATCCTCGTCTATGTCCAAAGCGCCGGTATCATCCTTAGCTCTCATCTGAGCCCATTCGCCGACAATTGAGAGGTTCTTGACCGGCGGAGCGATGACGATGTTCGCGCCGTAAACATCAACATATGGGTTGACCAATCCTGCTCCAGAGAGACCAGCCCTATAATAGGTGACTCCGAGCGACGGAATCAGCTCTATCAGGTTGGGGAGCTCAATCCTAGCGCCAGCGAATTGGTAAACAGTGACATCTTCATCAGGAACAACGATTCGCAGGTCGGCAGGTCCCTTATTTGTTGCGGCGAAGAGGCTGACCTTTGCGGGCTTGACATCCACATCCAGCTTTCCACCGGAGACGATGTAGTTGCCCTCGTCAAACTTCGGAATAACCGTGTAGACATCGGGGTCCGCGAGCTTCAGCGTGTATGGAGTGAGCTGGAAGGGGAACTTACCGACCGTTAGCTTGGCGTTCTCCATAGGAGTGGTCGTGAGGTAGAGCTTGTAGATGGTGGCGGTATCGGCTGCGGAAGCCATCTTGGAAGGATTTGTCCAATCCCTTCCCCAAATGGCGAGAGAGATGTCGGTCGTATCGTTGACCTTGAAGCCCATATTCACATCAGCGTCATAGCCAGCGAATAGATTTCTGAGCATTTTGTCATTGGGTTTAAGAGCTACGCCATTGAGGTCTATTGGTGGATTTTTTACATCCTTCGGCTTCTCGCCCCTAACAATATAGGTGGCGAAACCGGAGACGGAGAACTTGCCTACCCTCTCCTCAAGGGCGACCACCCTCTGGGTCAGGGCGTCAAGGTCCTTGCGCATCTCGTCAACATCTACGCCCAAAGTTGCCAACTCATCCCTGAACTCGTTTATCAGCCTGCGCAGCGTCTGAATGTCCTCGGGGCTTATCTGGATAGCCGCAACCTTCTGCTGGAGAGCCGCTACCTGGTTGCGAACAGCCTCAAGCTCCGCCTTGGTGGCAGCCTGTTGTAGCTGCTGTTCAACGGCGGAGAGCCTGTTCACCAGGTCAGCGGGAACGCCTCCAGGGGCTGCCTTCTCCAATGCTGCAACCCGGGACTTGAGGTCGTTTATGGCGTTCTGAATGGAGGTCAGATTAACCTCGGGTGGAGTGACTTCCGCTTTGATGCGCTCAAGGGCATTCCTCAAAGCGCAGGCAAATTCGTAGCGAGTGAGGGGTCTATCGCCCTTGAAGTAGCCATCGGGATAGCCGACGATGATGCCCTTCTCAGCGAGCGTCGCTACGGCGTCGTAAGCCCAGTGGTCCCAGGGGACATCGGGGAAGGTCTGGGCTACCAGAGAGCCCAAGCCAAACACCAACGCCAATGCCAAAACTACAGCTAACTTCTTCATACTTCATCCCTCCTTGGGATTTTGTTTTGCCCTTCCCTCCCAAGGAAATCGGAGCCAAGGTATCCTCGTTTCCCTTTGCCCTTTTCCTCAAGAGGTACGGGCTTTTCTAAACCATCCTCTCTTCGGGAGTGGAGACTCCCAAGAAGTCTTTTTCACCTCCTTTCTATCGCCTCCCTCCCTTCCCAAGAGGATGATTTATTCTCTCTTAAATTGTAAAGAAGCAACAATATCAAGTCAAGCAAATTCTTCAATCTTCAATTAATTAGACTACAATAGGTGCAAAAAGTTACATCATCCAATTCAAAATATAGCTTCAAATCGCAAATCCGTCAATACTTTTTTCAATTTAAATTTTAAATCGCTCTTCGTCTTGGTCAATAGTTTTCAAGAATCGCTCGCCAATGATTTGGGCGGAAAGGTCATCAACGGGACGAGCGGGAAGGTTAAGCCATTTCCTTACCAACCAAATCAACCCTTTCCTCTTTTCCTCCTCAAAATATCTCCTCTTTGCCTCCTCCGTCGTCCCTCTCTCCTCTATAAGAACAACTTTTTCTTTCAGCCCTTTTTCCTCCATAAATTTATATATCGCCTTCCATCCCGTCCCTTTACCTAAAACAACCCTCTCCATCGTTTTAAATTTTATCATAAAGTCTGCCAATTTGTCAATAGGAAAAATTCCCTTCTCAACCACTTTATCTCCATTGAAAATCGCATATCCGATTTTTTCTTTCCCCGGGTCGAGGGCGATTATCTTCATCTATGAGCTTGCCTCGCTCACCTGCAGGGTTATGGAAAGGGGATTGGCGCTATATATGCGCTTCGTGGCGACCGCTTTCAGCAGGACCTTCCCTCTATTCTCTTTAACGCTCGCTATCGTGTTTATTATGTCCTTCAAGGAAAGCTCTCCCACGGTTTCATCTTCTCCGGGAATCAAACCCCTTTCTAAAGCCTTTTCCCTCACATCTTTCCTCAAAAAAGCGATGACCTTCTCCAAAAGCTCACTCTCTGAACTTCTCCCATCCAAAATAGTCGTAGCGATGACCTCCCCTTTGTCAAAAACTAAGGAATTTCTATAAAGCTCCAAGTCGCAAACGATTTGTTCGCCTTTGGTGAAATTGCGCAGAGCGACGAGCCGTGCTACAACGCTACCCTGCATCTGAGAGAGCTTCATTGCAACTCCCTCAAGAACCGATTCCTCGGGAAATACATAGATGCCATCTCGTCCCTCAATAAACTTCATTAGAGATACTGCCTTTCCATCGGCTCCTGTTCCCGCTCCCTTCTTTATCGCCTCATCACTCGCCAACTTTATGAGAGACCTGAGGCTTACCTTTATCCTATCAGCCGGACGCCCACATTCTATAATTCCTCTTATAACTTCCTTCCCCTTTGGATAGATTAATTCCCTTCCCAGTACCTCACCATAATAGCTCGCCACCGCTAAAACTTCCTGTTCCTTCTTAGCTAATTCTCCTCTTAAACTCTCGTTTTGCACTCTCAATTGCTCTAAATCCCTCTCCAAGTTATCCCTTTCTGCCCTCAGCTTCGCCACTGTATTGGATAACTCCTTTCTCGTAGCTTCAAGATTCCTCAATTCGTTCGTTAGGCGCTGTATCTCCCCTTGGGTATCCCTTAGTCTTTGTGCGTAAGTCGTTAGTTCCTTTTTGTTTTTTTCCAGTTCGTTTTTGCTCTCCTCAAGCGCTGTCAAAGCTTTGCGGTACTCAATGCTTATACTCGCAAGCTCCCTTTTTGTTTTTCCCAATTCGTTTGTCAATCTCCTAAGTTCTTTTCCAGCCTTATCAAGATAGCTTTCCAATCTCTTCTTTGCGTTCATAAGGGATGAAACTTTAAAGGAAAGCTGGGAGAGCTTTTCGCTCTGCTCTTTAGCTTTCTTTTCCACTTTTGAGAGCTGTTCGTTTCTTTCTGCTATTTCCTTTGTTAACTTTGCTTGGGTTTTGCGAAGCTTCGCAACCTCTTTCTCCAATGTGTTTCTTTCCTGAAGTAGGCTTTCTACGCCGAATAGGGCAACGCGAACGGGGTAGGAGAATTTGCTCAGAACCAATAAAGTAAAG encodes:
- a CDS encoding ATP-binding cassette domain-containing protein, with the protein product MIPQARGMPLFFFLIISLSLLLFSNPDWAWFKKRFSPFLLSLGSLSAFSLLLGANLEKVIDIGIRCAGIFLLSSALLLKIPPNQIISIFSPKGKHSSLSLFFYLLYRYISLVTEEGEKMIRAAKARSGNIKRLFLKSFKLFINYILRVLRRSEVIAMAIEARGWEGIERAVPDEDYILIEGVSFSYPTGKMALKNINLKIKKGEKVALLGANGAGKSSLLWVISGFLKPEGKVKVFGVEVKKENLAKLRKMVGILFEDPDDQLLMPTILEDVMFGLLNIGYNRGEAEKIARENLKKFGLERYEEIHPHNLSQGEKRKASLVGVLSMRPDVLLLDEPSANLDGKGKRELLKILKDFEGTLIIASHDLGFVKELCERAIVLFEGQIVFDGDMEDLFEREDILMESGIL
- a CDS encoding ECF transporter S component — encoded protein: MKMKAFQWSVKDIARASLLGALGLALPFLFHLFGAGKVFLPMHLPILVGGFLLPPTLAAFLGAVVPFLSSVLTGMPPIVPTMPLMVFELSALGGITAILYQRAKVGIWASLIGGIVGDRIVLGIIAFLLGRYLEIKSAIAYVSVAVITGLPGIILQIVLIPPIIYLIEKKSSF
- a CDS encoding DUF1559 domain-containing protein, with translation MRRKGFTLIELLVVIAIIAILAAILFPVFAKAREKARAIQCVSNMRQVGLALRMYLQDWDERYPPAALWKTRLQPYMKSTELFKCPSRTHLPWYYGHGYNIGYGGIYPPVYGFVELVSLLPGGIPNPNAPGRSDSSITNPSTKIFAPEWDRCNSGPPVGPVGLFHGGATSYWAVCRVHNGGSNVLFADGHVRWMRPEQYHSTTDHIDANGIPVDENGNPIDPTTAVVSEQVWRTYWDTNY
- a CDS encoding DUF3084 domain-containing protein, whose amino-acid sequence is MYSWLLIGMLLLVSGLIAFLGDFLGRKLGKKRVSLIRLRPRYTAIVFSVITGIFISLFTLLVLSKFSYPVRVALFGVESLLQERNTLEKEVAKLRKTQAKLTKEIAERNEQLSKVEKKAKEQSEKLSQLSFKVSSLMNAKKRLESYLDKAGKELRRLTNELGKTKRELASISIEYRKALTALEESKNELEKNKKELTTYAQRLRDTQGEIQRLTNELRNLEATRKELSNTVAKLRAERDNLERDLEQLRVQNESLRGELAKKEQEVLAVASYYGEVLGRELIYPKGKEVIRGIIECGRPADRIKVSLRSLIKLASDEAIKKGAGTGADGKAVSLMKFIEGRDGIYVFPEESVLEGVAMKLSQMQGSVVARLVALRNFTKGEQIVCDLELYRNSLVFDKGEVIATTILDGRSSESELLEKVIAFLRKDVREKALERGLIPGEDETVGELSLKDIINTIASVKENRGKVLLKAVATKRIYSANPLSITLQVSEASS
- a CDS encoding S-layer homology domain-containing protein, yielding MKKLAVVLALALVFGLGSLVAQTFPDVPWDHWAYDAVATLAEKGIIVGYPDGYFKGDRPLTRYEFACALRNALERIKAEVTPPEVNLTSIQNAINDLKSRVAALEKAAPGGVPADLVNRLSAVEQQLQQAATKAELEAVRNQVAALQQKVAAIQISPEDIQTLRRLINEFRDELATLGVDVDEMRKDLDALTQRVVALEERVGKFSVSGFATYIVRGEKPKDVKNPPIDLNGVALKPNDKMLRNLFAGYDADVNMGFKVNDTTDISLAIWGRDWTNPSKMASAADTATIYKLYLTTTPMENAKLTVGKFPFQLTPYTLKLADPDVYTVIPKFDEGNYIVSGGKLDVDVKPAKVSLFAATNKGPADLRIVVPDEDVTVYQFAGARIELPNLIELIPSLGVTYYRAGLSGAGLVNPYVDVYGANIVIAPPVKNLSIVGEWAQMRAKDDTGALDIDEDNNAYDVAVAYAVTDDIKVKAGYKQVEQNFMTPGYWERILWERNLNNIKGAYGDISWTGLKNLALNIHGAFYEIDKGASAGDKINHYLAEVKYALTSKIGLQLGYEYKQYKPTAGAEDKLGYLTVGVSYELGKDAALKLLYQNIDLKWGAAPEQKGDLIVTQVSVKF